A stretch of DNA from Pseudoalteromonas ruthenica:
TGAACAAGTTGTCCTAACCCAGGGAAAAACACGTTACATAGCGCCGCAATGACATTACCACCAGAGCCTTGTCCTGACATAATTACCTCAATATATAGTTAGTTTCTCTTTTACTTATCAAGTTTCAGGCCAAGTAAAAATAGCTTTACTTTCAATATGTTAAAAATAAACGCTTGGATAACAAAAGCATAATTTAGTTGTTCATGCTAAAAGTTAGCCTTTTTTGCTGACCATGAAATATGTTAATACAGGTTCATACAGAATAAAAATACATCATCAGGCTATGTTAACAACATTATCTCGCCCACTCGCAGCGCTAGTGGAAAAGTACTTACCCGACCCTCTTGTTATAGTGATCTTGCTTACATTCTTAGCGATGTTCAGTGCTTTGCTATCTACACCTCACTCGCCAACTGCCATATTGACTATGTGGGGAAGTGGCTTAAGCAACCTACTGAGCTTTGCAATGCAGATGTTATTGGTGTTAGTCAGCGGCTACCTATTGGCCACAACGCCCGTTGTATCACGGTACTTACATGCCGTGGCGCGGCGATTAAAATCACCTGCTTTAGCAGTTATAGTAACAACCTTTGTAGCTATGCTAGCAAGTTGGATTAACTGGGGCTTTGGCTTGGTCGCTGGTGCATTATTTGCCAAAGCCGTGGCACAATACTGCCGTATCGACTATCGCGTCTTAGTGGCCAGCGCTTACTCAGGGTTTATTGTTTGGCATGGCGGGCTTTCTGGTTCTGTGCCATTGACTATAGCGACACCGGGACACTTCAGCGAAAGTGAAATTGGTCTTCTACCCACGAGTGATACGCTATTTTCAATCCTGAACCTGTCTTTATTGCTAGGGTTATCTATCTTACTACCTACTATCAATTATTTATTATTACCTAAGCCTCAGCACAGCGTTTATGTAGACCGTACACGTTTACAATCCAAGGATAAAACTGTAAAGCCGCCAGCGAAAGGAATAGACCACGCTCGTTGGCCGTGTGTTGTAGTTGGCTTACTGGGTCTCAGCTACCTAGCTCATTTCTTTGTGCAACAGCAGGGCGGGCTTAATCTTAACGTTGTTATTGCGCTGTTTTTATTTTGCGCTTTTTTACTACATCACAGCACACACTCTCTGCTTGAGCATCTGTATGAGGCTGTTCGCAGTGGCAGTGGCATTGTTATCCAATTTCCTTTCTATGCAGGGCTGATGGCCATAATGAGTGAGAGCGGGCTTGCTGAGAATATATCGGCCGCACTGATGTCTTTAGCGAATAGCCAAACGCTGCCTCTTTTAAGTTTCTTGAGCGCTGGATTGGTCAACATATTTGTCCCCTCAGGAGGAGGCCAGTGGGCGCTTCAAGCACCTCTTGTTATTCCTGCCGCACAAGCGTTAGAAGTCCCTATCGCTTCAGTTGCTATGGCTGTCGCTTGGGGAGACGCTTGGACTAACCTTATTCAACCTTTTTGGGCTATCCCTGTACTGGCGATTGCTGGGTTAAAAGCAAAAGACATTATGGGCTTTTGTATCATTCAATTACTCATCACTGGTGGCTACATCAGTGTTATTTTGCTGACAGTGGCATAAAGCAATACAAAAGGATGGGTTTTTAGATAATTACCAATAATTCTCGTGTCATTTAGTTGCAGGGCTTAGCAACCACTTCTACATTACAATAAGGGATTAGAGGGAGAATGGATGAAAACTTACACGCAAGCCAATCTGCAACATAAATACCGTGTTGCCATCGTCGACGACTCACCAGCCATTTTGGTGGTGCTGCGCGCGGTGTTTAATGAGCTAGGTATTGAGGAAGTGTCTACATTCGATGACGCTGAGTCGGCCTATGCGGCGATCGAAAAAGCACCTAGTCTTTACGATATTGTGTTAACAGATCTGAACATGCCCGGCATGGACGGTATGGCTTTTATGCGTAAACTCGGGGAGCTCAAATACGGAGGAGCTGTTGTCATTGTATCCGAGATGCATCCAGAGATCATAGCCCTTGCCGCACGCGTAGCTAGGCAGCACCAAGTGCATTTGTTGGGAAATATAGAAAAACCCGTGCACTTGCATTATGTTGAGCACCTAATTCAGAAACTTGAATGTTTACATGCTTCTTCTAGAGACCCTTTGCGCACCGTTTCTGAAATCGCTCTTTTAGACGCCA
This window harbors:
- a CDS encoding short-chain fatty acid transporter; protein product: MLTTLSRPLAALVEKYLPDPLVIVILLTFLAMFSALLSTPHSPTAILTMWGSGLSNLLSFAMQMLLVLVSGYLLATTPVVSRYLHAVARRLKSPALAVIVTTFVAMLASWINWGFGLVAGALFAKAVAQYCRIDYRVLVASAYSGFIVWHGGLSGSVPLTIATPGHFSESEIGLLPTSDTLFSILNLSLLLGLSILLPTINYLLLPKPQHSVYVDRTRLQSKDKTVKPPAKGIDHARWPCVVVGLLGLSYLAHFFVQQQGGLNLNVVIALFLFCAFLLHHSTHSLLEHLYEAVRSGSGIVIQFPFYAGLMAIMSESGLAENISAALMSLANSQTLPLLSFLSAGLVNIFVPSGGGQWALQAPLVIPAAQALEVPIASVAMAVAWGDAWTNLIQPFWAIPVLAIAGLKAKDIMGFCIIQLLITGGYISVILLTVA